Within the Rhizobium grahamii genome, the region CCGACAAGATCGACGCCGTCTACATCCCGCTGCCGACCTCGCAGCACGTCGAGTGGACCATCAAGGCCGCCGACGCCGGCAAGCACGTGCTTTGCGAAAAGCCGATTGCGCTGAAGGCCGATGAGATCGACAGCCTGATCGCCGCTCGCGACCGCAACAAGGTTCTCATCACCGAGGCCTATATGGTCACCTACACGCCGGTTTGGCGGAAGGTGCGCTCGCTGATCGCGGATGGCGCAATCGGCACGCTGCTGCATGTCCAGGGCGCGTTCACCTATTTCAACCGCGACCCCGGCAACATGCGCAACATTCCCGAGCTCGGTGGCGGGGCGCTTCCCGATATCGGCGTCTACCCGACGATCGCCACCCGCTTCACGACAGGCAAGGAGCCGCTGCGCGTCCAGGCCGTCACCCGTCGCGACCCGGAATTCGGCACGGACATCTATTCGAGCGTCAAGGCCGACTTCGGCGATTTCGAACTGACCTTCTACGTCGCCACGCAGATGGCGAACCGTCAGGTCATGGTCTTCCACGGCACGGATGGCTTTATCGAGGTGAAGTCGCCCTTCAACGCCGACCGCTGGGGTGCCGAGGAAATCGAGCTGACCAACCGCAGCCACAATGAATCGACCATCTTCCGCTTCCCTGACAGCCGCCAGTACAAGCGGGAAGCCGAAGCCTTCGCGCGGGCTGCCAAGGGAGAGAACGAAGAGATCGTCACGCTGGAGAGCTCGAAGCTCAGCCAGAAGTTCATCGATTCAATCTATCGCGCCAGCGAGAAGGACGGCTGGGAGCCGGTCTGATCAATCGCCCCGGAAAACGAAGCGGGAATAGCCGAAGAAGCTGAAAAGCGTCGATGCGGCGGTGGAGAGCACCATCGCCGCCAGCGGTTGCAGGTCCGGCAGCCGCAGCAGCAGCGCCGAATAGAGCCCGTAGTTCACCAACGCCGCCGTCACCCCGACGGAGCCGTAGCGAAACCCCTCGACCGCCAGCGAATGGCGCGAT harbors:
- a CDS encoding Gfo/Idh/MocA family protein; the protein is MLRFGILSTAKIGRELVVPAIQDAENCVVTAVASRDLGRAREMADRFSVPHAFGSYEEMLASDKIDAVYIPLPTSQHVEWTIKAADAGKHVLCEKPIALKADEIDSLIAARDRNKVLITEAYMVTYTPVWRKVRSLIADGAIGTLLHVQGAFTYFNRDPGNMRNIPELGGGALPDIGVYPTIATRFTTGKEPLRVQAVTRRDPEFGTDIYSSVKADFGDFELTFYVATQMANRQVMVFHGTDGFIEVKSPFNADRWGAEEIELTNRSHNESTIFRFPDSRQYKREAEAFARAAKGENEEIVTLESSKLSQKFIDSIYRASEKDGWEPV
- a CDS encoding GtrA family protein, with the protein product MRKLLRFGMAGGLGFVVDAGLLSLLLHLTALGPFISRLIAIAVAMATTWVFNRTFTFEPSRHSLAVEGFRYGSVGVTAALVNYGLYSALLLRLPDLQPLAAMVLSTAASTLFSFFGYSRFVFRGD